One Caulobacter segnis genomic window carries:
- a CDS encoding FecR family protein, protein MAERDTSRDIDQAASEWAARLDRGPLSPEMEAAHRAWLASDPRAKGAMLRARALSMMSESARALGSDFDPETFAQPRRPRLSRRQALTWTGGAAAAASLAALGVTTAAAGTVIGTDRGEIRMVPLKDGSTVLLNTQSRIRVRYDDGQRLVTLLKGEAYFSVARDERRPFVVEVNGRRLRTAQAGFRLRKLNQDPVDLLVNQGRVEVSAAPLIGAARIVAVTANTRLALSDPAHLSTEQPRPVAPETVTRELAWREGKLAFEGETLGQAAAVFARYSDTRIQIRDPDLAREPVTGLFAANDPAGFSRAVARVFDARLQQDGDMVVLSRAGPAQAAGQ, encoded by the coding sequence ATGGCCGAACGAGACACCAGTCGCGACATTGACCAGGCGGCGTCCGAATGGGCGGCGCGGCTGGATCGTGGGCCGCTGTCTCCGGAGATGGAGGCCGCGCACCGGGCCTGGCTGGCCAGCGACCCCCGCGCCAAGGGCGCCATGCTGCGCGCCCGCGCCCTGTCGATGATGAGCGAGTCGGCGCGAGCCCTAGGCTCCGACTTTGATCCCGAAACCTTCGCCCAGCCCCGCCGCCCGCGCCTGTCGCGCCGCCAGGCCCTGACCTGGACGGGCGGCGCCGCAGCCGCCGCCTCGCTGGCCGCCCTGGGCGTCACCACCGCCGCGGCCGGAACCGTGATCGGCACCGACCGTGGCGAGATCCGCATGGTTCCGCTGAAGGACGGTTCGACCGTGCTGCTGAATACGCAGAGCCGCATCCGCGTCCGCTACGACGACGGCCAGCGCCTGGTCACCCTGCTGAAGGGCGAGGCCTATTTCTCGGTGGCCCGCGACGAGCGGCGTCCGTTCGTGGTCGAGGTGAACGGCCGGCGGCTGCGCACGGCCCAGGCCGGCTTCCGCCTCCGCAAGCTGAACCAGGATCCGGTCGACCTGCTGGTCAACCAGGGTCGGGTCGAGGTCTCAGCCGCCCCCTTGATCGGCGCCGCCCGCATCGTGGCGGTGACGGCCAATACGCGTCTCGCGCTTTCAGACCCCGCCCATCTCTCGACCGAGCAGCCGCGTCCGGTCGCGCCCGAGACGGTCACCCGCGAGCTGGCCTGGCGCGAGGGCAAGCTGGCCTTCGAGGGCGAGACCCTGGGCCAGGCGGCGGCCGTCTTCGCCCGCTACAGCGACACCCGGATCCAGATCCGCGATCCCGACCTGGCGCGCGAGCCGGTCACCGGCCTCTTCGCCGCCAACGATCCGGCCGGCTTCAGCCGCGCCGTCGCCCGCGTCTTCGACGCCCGCCTACAGCAGGACGGCGACATGGTCGTACTGAGCCGCGCCGGCCCCGCCCAGGCGGCCGGGCAATAA
- a CDS encoding TonB-dependent receptor domain-containing protein: MAVAAPAFAQERVFDVPAQPAVRAIPELARQGQVQIVAPARQLDGIQTPAVKGVMDVRTALGRLIAGTPLRIDSDDGQVITLRSTAGAPRPQAGVGSGVVRGRVLNTATGEYVRNAEIRVEGAPIVAYSEDDGEFRLTGVPAGEVSVLVKYTGLQESRTVLTVTPGQVATIDVSLNPGAHTAAAGEVEAVTITAKREGQAAAIMERRASTNAKTVVAADNFGALTMGDVGEFMKNMPGISLDYTEVDATAVRIGGLDPKYSTFTTDGARMATATSNNNAGRQNSFEQMSITGIDSIELNNTLQANMDADSPGGAINLRSKYAFQRTSRLLRFQVGGVATSDSTLARQYLPDDKKHATIFPSAQVGYADVFLDGRLGIAFNASYNANFVQQDRVQTDWSYLANGRVIPYQVMWRPGPKLTHRKAANLSLDYKLTDKLALSLRSTYSFYDVEYFNQYTYLIFGTTTATQASADSTGTHIVVNPNTTNTRLHTQYSHRYAGTPAWVFAPKLEYRGDTFEALLRTSYSSSEFNFEDNDRGFFVRTDSYLTRIGFTLDRASEDSNAWTLKQTAGRPWGDPTSFNRDDDIGNNIRTSESNANNQMYSANLDLKKKLAFGKVQMKVLAGAGFRTNAWKTVEGSYRQFQYVGPTNDLTQKAPEAVIPWTQNYQFKIHGFDAGNLNDQNWRADSNYAVYDLYAAHPEYFVADTVGNLKRQLDNNKKIGEEVSAAYVEAQPRIGKAQFDLGLRYEKTKTQARVADIRPAKEVTAAGLSTSTVAGLLYQYRNGTYTTREGEYDDWFLSGGVKYDFTKKLVGQLAFSQSILRPDYGNLGGVVAVDDTNLIVTVPNPLLKPEHSTKYYASLLYYLEPSGVIGLSAYQLDVQDMQVTGLTVNPEDVGYNPADYAGYTFRSAQNLPGTSRNKGVTLEYDQQLTFLPGALRGLGLRASVTKVDPDGERVNLPKTSANWGLRYSYGKFDVQLTGNYQSSARTSALGNTPTTANNGVLYRASRELWNVSASYKINRQFEVMLAGRNIFNAPDIVYSNVRSRVQQYSIYGSMWNVGIKGSF; encoded by the coding sequence ATGGCGGTCGCCGCCCCGGCCTTCGCGCAGGAGCGCGTCTTCGACGTTCCGGCCCAGCCGGCCGTCCGCGCCATTCCGGAGCTGGCCCGCCAGGGCCAGGTGCAGATCGTGGCCCCCGCCCGCCAGTTGGACGGCATCCAGACCCCGGCGGTGAAGGGCGTGATGGACGTGCGCACGGCCCTTGGCCGCCTGATCGCCGGCACGCCGCTGCGGATCGACAGCGACGACGGCCAGGTCATCACCCTGCGCTCGACCGCCGGCGCCCCGCGCCCCCAGGCCGGAGTCGGTAGCGGTGTCGTTCGAGGCCGCGTCCTCAACACCGCCACCGGCGAATATGTCCGCAACGCCGAGATCCGCGTCGAGGGCGCGCCGATCGTCGCCTATTCCGAGGACGACGGCGAGTTTCGCCTGACCGGCGTCCCGGCCGGCGAGGTCAGCGTCCTGGTGAAGTACACGGGCCTGCAGGAGTCGCGCACGGTCCTGACCGTAACCCCCGGCCAGGTCGCCACGATCGACGTCTCGCTGAACCCCGGCGCCCACACCGCGGCGGCCGGCGAGGTCGAGGCCGTGACCATCACCGCCAAGCGCGAGGGCCAGGCCGCCGCCATCATGGAGCGCCGCGCCTCGACCAACGCCAAGACCGTCGTCGCCGCCGACAACTTCGGCGCCCTGACCATGGGCGACGTCGGCGAGTTCATGAAGAACATGCCCGGCATCTCGCTGGACTACACCGAGGTCGACGCCACGGCTGTCCGCATCGGCGGCCTGGATCCCAAGTACTCCACCTTCACCACCGACGGCGCGCGGATGGCCACGGCCACCTCGAACAACAACGCCGGCCGCCAGAACTCCTTCGAGCAAATGTCGATCACTGGCATCGACTCGATCGAGCTGAACAACACCCTGCAGGCCAACATGGACGCCGACAGCCCCGGCGGCGCCATCAACCTGCGCAGCAAGTACGCCTTCCAGCGCACCAGCCGCCTGCTGCGCTTCCAGGTCGGCGGCGTCGCCACCTCGGACTCGACGCTGGCCCGCCAGTACCTGCCCGACGACAAGAAGCACGCGACGATCTTCCCCTCGGCCCAGGTCGGCTATGCTGACGTGTTCCTGGACGGTCGTCTCGGGATCGCCTTCAACGCCAGCTACAACGCCAACTTCGTCCAGCAAGACCGCGTCCAGACCGACTGGTCCTACCTCGCCAACGGCCGGGTCATTCCCTACCAGGTGATGTGGCGCCCGGGCCCGAAGCTGACCCACCGCAAGGCCGCCAATCTCAGCCTCGACTACAAGCTGACCGACAAGCTGGCCCTGTCCCTGCGCTCGACCTACTCGTTCTACGACGTCGAGTACTTCAACCAGTACACCTACCTGATCTTCGGCACGACGACGGCGACCCAGGCGAGCGCGGACTCGACCGGCACGCACATCGTCGTCAATCCGAACACGACCAACACCCGCCTGCACACCCAGTACTCGCACCGCTACGCCGGCACCCCGGCCTGGGTGTTCGCGCCCAAGCTGGAATATCGCGGCGACACGTTCGAGGCCCTGCTGCGGACCAGCTATTCCAGCTCGGAATTCAATTTCGAGGACAATGACCGGGGCTTCTTCGTCCGCACGGACAGCTACCTGACCCGCATCGGCTTCACCCTGGACCGCGCGTCGGAGGACTCCAACGCCTGGACCCTGAAGCAAACGGCCGGCCGGCCCTGGGGCGACCCGACCAGCTTCAACCGCGACGACGACATCGGCAACAACATCCGCACGTCGGAGTCGAACGCCAACAACCAGATGTACAGCGCCAATCTGGACCTGAAGAAGAAGCTGGCCTTCGGCAAGGTGCAGATGAAGGTCCTGGCCGGCGCGGGCTTCCGCACCAACGCCTGGAAGACCGTCGAGGGCTCGTACAGGCAATTCCAGTATGTCGGCCCGACGAACGACCTGACCCAGAAGGCGCCCGAAGCGGTGATCCCCTGGACCCAGAACTACCAGTTCAAGATCCACGGCTTCGATGCCGGCAACCTGAACGACCAGAACTGGCGCGCCGACAGCAACTACGCCGTCTACGACCTCTATGCGGCCCATCCCGAATACTTCGTGGCCGACACGGTCGGGAACCTGAAGCGCCAGCTGGATAACAACAAGAAGATCGGCGAGGAGGTCAGCGCCGCCTATGTCGAGGCCCAACCACGCATCGGCAAGGCCCAGTTCGACCTGGGCCTGCGCTACGAGAAGACCAAGACGCAGGCCCGTGTCGCCGACATCCGTCCGGCCAAGGAAGTCACCGCCGCCGGCCTCTCGACCAGCACCGTCGCCGGCCTGCTCTACCAGTACCGCAACGGGACATACACGACCCGCGAGGGCGAGTACGACGACTGGTTCCTGAGCGGCGGCGTCAAGTACGACTTCACCAAAAAGCTGGTCGGCCAACTGGCCTTCAGCCAATCGATCCTGCGCCCCGACTACGGCAACCTGGGCGGCGTCGTGGCGGTGGACGACACCAACCTGATCGTCACCGTGCCCAACCCGCTGCTCAAGCCCGAGCACTCGACCAAGTACTACGCCAGCCTGCTGTACTACCTGGAACCGTCGGGCGTGATCGGCCTCTCGGCCTATCAGCTGGACGTGCAGGACATGCAGGTGACCGGTCTGACGGTGAACCCCGAGGACGTCGGCTACAACCCGGCCGACTACGCCGGCTACACCTTCCGCAGCGCCCAGAACCTGCCGGGCACCAGCCGCAACAAGGGCGTCACGCTGGAGTACGACCAGCAGCTGACCTTCCTGCCGGGCGCGCTGCGGGGCCTGGGCCTGCGGGCCTCGGTCACCAAGGTCGATCCCGACGGCGAGCGCGTGAACCTGCCCAAGACCTCGGCCAACTGGGGCCTGCGCTACAGCTACGGCAAGTTCGATGTCCAGCTGACCGGCAACTACCAGTCCTCGGCCCGCACCAGCGCGCTCGGCAACACCCCGACCACCGCCAACAACGGCGTCCTGTACCGCGCCTCGCGCGAGCTCTGGAACGTCAGCGCCAGCTACAAGATCAACCGCCAGTTCGAAGTCATGCTGGCCGGCCGCAACATCTTCAACGCGCCGGACATCGTCTATTCGAACGTCCGCAGCCGGGTGCAGCAGTACAGCATCTACGGCTCGATGTGGAACGTCGGGATCAAGGGCTCCTTCTAG
- a CDS encoding pectate lyase has protein sequence MNWQKAFVFAGLIAGFTSSAYAETAKPLAFPGAEGFGRFAQGGRGGKVIKVTNLNDSGPGSLRAAVEAEGPRIVVFDVGGVIRLKSDLKIANDYITIAGQTAPGYGVTLRDGQFLIHANHVIVRYLRSRVGDEAGKEYDSISIGGGSDIILDHISSGWSIDESLSVTQKVSPEVKHLTNVTVQWSLIAESLNHSIHEKGEHGYGSLLQGSYGARYSFHHNLWAHHEARMPRIGNYAKATDDPEGITLDFRNNVFYNWGPGATTDFYNWEPGVSRGYAMDPFYGRPDNASRFAAGEDLNTNSTTHSNFVGNYYIQGANTGGPLALYIRNKSGLTYFDGNFMDGQLVADQKSLVLASTAAPGEHVVDKPFPFGEVATQGAPDAYKAVLAKSGASKARDPIDARVVQSVIDRKGRIINSQKEVGGWFTASSTAAPKDTDGDGMPDAWEKAHGLNPKDPSDAAKDRDGDGYTNIEDYVNGLVK, from the coding sequence ATGAACTGGCAAAAGGCGTTTGTTTTTGCTGGGCTAATCGCTGGATTTACCAGTTCAGCTTACGCCGAAACCGCCAAGCCGCTGGCGTTCCCGGGCGCGGAGGGTTTCGGCCGCTTCGCCCAGGGCGGACGCGGCGGCAAGGTCATCAAGGTGACCAATCTGAACGACTCGGGTCCGGGCTCGCTGCGCGCGGCGGTCGAGGCGGAGGGTCCGCGCATCGTGGTCTTCGACGTCGGCGGCGTGATCCGCCTGAAGAGCGACCTGAAGATCGCCAACGACTACATCACCATCGCCGGCCAGACCGCGCCGGGCTACGGCGTCACCCTGCGCGACGGCCAGTTCCTGATCCACGCCAACCACGTGATCGTCCGCTACCTGCGCTCGCGCGTCGGCGACGAAGCCGGCAAGGAGTACGACTCGATCTCGATCGGCGGCGGCTCGGACATCATCCTCGACCACATCTCGTCGGGCTGGTCGATCGACGAGAGCCTGTCGGTGACCCAGAAGGTGAGCCCCGAGGTCAAGCACCTGACCAATGTCACGGTGCAGTGGTCGCTGATCGCCGAGAGCCTGAACCACTCGATCCACGAGAAGGGTGAGCACGGCTATGGCAGCCTGCTGCAGGGCTCGTACGGGGCCCGCTACAGCTTCCATCACAATCTGTGGGCCCACCACGAGGCGCGGATGCCGCGCATCGGCAACTACGCCAAGGCGACCGACGATCCCGAGGGCATCACCTTGGATTTCCGCAACAACGTCTTCTACAACTGGGGTCCCGGGGCCACGACGGACTTCTACAACTGGGAGCCGGGCGTCAGCCGCGGCTACGCCATGGACCCGTTCTACGGTCGCCCCGACAACGCCTCGCGCTTCGCCGCCGGCGAGGACCTGAACACCAACTCGACCACCCACTCCAACTTCGTGGGCAACTACTACATCCAGGGCGCCAACACCGGCGGGCCGCTGGCGCTCTACATCCGCAACAAGAGCGGCCTCACCTATTTCGACGGCAACTTCATGGACGGCCAGTTGGTCGCCGACCAGAAGAGCCTCGTTTTGGCCTCGACCGCCGCGCCGGGCGAGCACGTGGTCGACAAGCCCTTCCCGTTCGGCGAGGTCGCCACCCAGGGCGCGCCGGACGCCTACAAGGCGGTGCTGGCGAAATCCGGCGCCTCGAAGGCCCGCGACCCGATCGACGCCCGCGTCGTCCAGAGCGTGATCGACCGCAAGGGCAGGATCATCAACAGCCAGAAGGAAGTCGGAGGCTGGTTCACCGCGTCGTCGACCGCCGCGCCCAAGGACACCGACGGCGACGGCATGCCCGACGCCTGGGAAAAGGCCCACGGCCTGAATCCCAAGGATCCCTCGGACGCCGCCAAGGACCGTGACGGCGACGGCTACACGAACATCGAGGACTATGTGAACGGGCTGGTGAAATAG
- a CDS encoding alkaline phosphatase D family protein codes for MVLNIDRRGLVLGGLGLGAVMLPAGQAAARQLLGASGFTHGVASGEPGPDSMLLWTRYIPATGDGVTRLDVEVALDPDFAKVVSGGVARTGAYRDWTAKITVDGLKPGTVHWYRFVAPDGTKSPVGRTKTLPEGKVDRFGLAVFSCSNLPQGLFNAYAHAAARQDLDLWLHTGDYIYEYGVGSTRETDWAPGRKEQLLPVTEILAIADYRLRYASYRADPDLQRLHQMAPMVALWDDHESANDSWEGGAQNHQPDKEGDWNIRRAAAMQVYREWMPVSDEPWKAYPIGTLATLYRTESRLLARTRPADIGAAFKAADPDAALKAFRDGAWRDPAATMMGSTQESWLAHAMRANPGWQLVGMGTILGRTVMPKDAVDWLKSDVTEKKANSYRNDIRAAAQGVPMWMDRWDGYPAARSRLLKSAQAADADLVMLSGDSHNAWAYGLVEEGRPAGVEFAGHSVTSNGMEGDMGADPKVVARGFMAANPELKWADTSQRGYMMLDITPQRVSGEWLFLQTVKARTTALAGTHRMSVERGRRVFAG; via the coding sequence GTGGTTCTGAACATCGATCGACGCGGCCTCGTCCTGGGCGGCCTGGGTCTTGGCGCCGTGATGCTGCCCGCCGGCCAAGCGGCGGCCCGGCAGCTGCTGGGCGCCAGCGGCTTCACCCACGGCGTGGCCAGCGGCGAGCCCGGCCCCGACTCCATGCTGCTGTGGACGCGCTATATCCCCGCGACCGGCGACGGCGTGACCCGGCTGGACGTCGAGGTCGCCCTGGATCCTGACTTCGCGAAGGTCGTCTCCGGCGGCGTCGCGCGCACCGGGGCCTATCGCGACTGGACCGCCAAGATCACCGTCGACGGCCTGAAGCCCGGGACCGTCCATTGGTACCGCTTCGTCGCCCCGGACGGGACGAAGTCGCCGGTCGGCCGCACCAAGACCCTTCCGGAGGGCAAGGTCGACCGCTTCGGCCTGGCCGTGTTCTCGTGCTCGAACCTGCCCCAGGGCCTGTTCAACGCCTACGCCCACGCAGCGGCGCGCCAGGACCTGGATCTCTGGCTGCACACCGGCGACTACATCTACGAATACGGCGTCGGCTCCACCCGCGAGACCGACTGGGCGCCGGGCCGCAAGGAGCAGCTGCTGCCGGTCACCGAGATCCTGGCCATCGCCGACTACCGCCTGCGCTACGCCAGCTATCGCGCCGATCCCGATCTGCAGCGCCTGCACCAGATGGCCCCGATGGTGGCCCTGTGGGACGACCACGAGTCGGCCAACGACAGCTGGGAGGGCGGCGCCCAGAACCACCAGCCGGACAAGGAAGGCGACTGGAACATCCGCCGCGCCGCCGCCATGCAGGTCTATCGCGAGTGGATGCCGGTCTCGGACGAGCCATGGAAGGCCTATCCGATCGGGACCCTGGCCACCCTCTATCGCACCGAGTCGCGCCTTCTGGCCCGCACCCGCCCGGCCGACATCGGCGCGGCGTTCAAGGCCGCCGATCCCGACGCCGCGCTGAAGGCCTTCCGCGACGGGGCCTGGCGCGATCCCGCCGCGACCATGATGGGCTCGACCCAGGAGAGCTGGCTGGCGCACGCGATGAGGGCCAACCCCGGCTGGCAGCTGGTCGGCATGGGCACCATCCTTGGCCGCACCGTCATGCCCAAGGACGCCGTCGACTGGCTGAAGTCCGACGTCACCGAGAAGAAGGCCAACAGCTATCGCAACGACATCCGCGCGGCCGCGCAAGGGGTGCCGATGTGGATGGACCGCTGGGACGGCTATCCCGCCGCCCGCTCGCGCCTGCTGAAGTCGGCCCAGGCCGCCGACGCCGACCTCGTCATGCTGTCGGGCGACAGTCACAACGCCTGGGCCTACGGCTTGGTCGAGGAGGGCCGGCCCGCCGGCGTCGAGTTCGCCGGCCACAGCGTCACCTCGAACGGCATGGAAGGCGACATGGGCGCCGATCCGAAGGTCGTGGCGCGCGGCTTTATGGCCGCCAATCCCGAGCTGAAATGGGCGGACACCAGCCAGCGCGGCTACATGATGCTGGACATCACGCCCCAGCGCGTCAGCGGCGAGTGGCTGTTCCTGCAAACCGTCAAGGCCCGCACGACGGCCCTGGCCGGAACCCACCGGATGTCGGTCGAGCGCGGCCGGCGGGTGTTCGCCGGATAG
- a CDS encoding TonB-dependent receptor → MILTTFKARLLVSCAFGAALAATASAGAMAQTAPAQDDAQTQVEEVVVSGYRSSLSKALGAKRTSIGAIDAILAEDIAAFPDQNLAEAIQRLPGVTIDRVGGEGRQISVRGLNADFTRVRINGVEAIATGGGNRSRGFDFNVFASELFNSITVRKTQSADVAEGSLGATVDLQSGRPFDYKGFKAAASAEGSLNSITDRILPRAAGLLSWSNPDQTFGVLASVAYSKRQPVAEGFNTTRWQGGDASDNFASCSKCATPEELAKVQNAFYPRIPRYTASKIDSERLGITFSTQWRPNSKSELSLDVLYSDLNQFTESPNLEAISFSRSNAAGVGSTIVRDYAINDRNTFTYGVFDKVDVRSENGTQRDHTTFTQVTLAGKYEFTDRLRGQVRIGVANSDYRMPEQISFQLDRNDVNGYTYDARANDRTPIINYGFDVANPALYTLTEMRSAVQTSLNITRTASGNLEFDVDEHLKLRGGLDAQQYVVKYRGASRNQVLTGSNQIVGVGAFSKVVSFGRDFPFPGGDRKYVVADIDKALAYTKLLNFPLIVQQGDTRDVEEEDLSGFGQAVVDATIFGGMPLRSDFGFRVAHTKVTSQGFIGSGVYLTAKNDYTDVLPSMNITLEPRDNFILRGGVAKVMARPTLGSLTPGGSVGATTRTVNFGNPELEPFRATNFDLAAEWYFAKESLIGVAVFYKKIDSFIASQTTRAVYSSLGLPASLLSTSAGVSVNDLFDVTNPYNGEGGWLKGVEFQYQQPFNFLPDYLRGFGFIGNFTYVDSEVNYGTKAAPKKNKLTGQSKTTANATLYFERGKFSARTSLARRSGFLTQFPGSNGNSEHGTHGSTYYDFSSSYKLRPNLVITLEGINLGDKFTDAYVDTADRISDYRHTGREILLGVRWTY, encoded by the coding sequence ATGATCCTGACCACATTCAAAGCGCGTCTGCTCGTCTCTTGCGCGTTCGGCGCGGCCTTGGCCGCAACTGCCAGCGCTGGCGCCATGGCCCAGACCGCCCCCGCGCAGGACGACGCCCAGACCCAGGTCGAGGAGGTCGTGGTCAGCGGCTATCGCTCCAGCCTCAGCAAGGCCCTGGGCGCCAAGCGCACCAGCATCGGCGCCATCGACGCCATCCTGGCCGAGGACATCGCCGCCTTCCCCGACCAGAACCTGGCCGAGGCCATCCAGCGCCTGCCGGGCGTGACCATCGACCGCGTCGGCGGCGAGGGTCGCCAGATCTCGGTGCGCGGCCTGAACGCCGACTTCACCCGCGTGCGCATCAACGGCGTGGAAGCCATCGCCACGGGCGGCGGCAACCGCAGCCGCGGCTTCGACTTCAACGTCTTCGCCTCGGAACTCTTCAACAGCATCACCGTCCGCAAGACCCAGTCGGCCGACGTGGCCGAGGGCTCGCTGGGCGCCACGGTCGACCTGCAGAGCGGCCGTCCGTTCGACTACAAGGGCTTCAAGGCCGCCGCCTCGGCCGAGGGCAGCCTCAACAGCATCACCGACCGCATCCTGCCGCGCGCCGCGGGCCTCTTGAGCTGGTCGAACCCCGACCAGACCTTCGGCGTCCTGGCCTCGGTGGCCTATTCGAAGCGCCAGCCGGTGGCCGAGGGCTTCAACACCACCCGCTGGCAGGGCGGCGACGCCAGCGACAACTTCGCCAGCTGCTCCAAGTGCGCGACGCCGGAAGAGCTGGCCAAGGTCCAGAACGCCTTCTATCCGCGCATCCCGCGCTACACCGCCTCGAAGATCGATTCCGAGCGCCTGGGCATCACCTTCTCGACCCAATGGCGGCCGAATTCGAAGTCTGAGCTGTCGCTGGACGTCCTCTATTCGGACCTGAACCAGTTCACCGAGAGCCCTAACCTCGAGGCCATCTCGTTCAGCCGCTCCAACGCGGCCGGCGTCGGCTCGACGATCGTCCGCGACTACGCGATCAACGACCGCAACACCTTCACCTACGGCGTGTTCGACAAGGTCGACGTGCGCTCGGAGAACGGCACCCAGCGCGACCACACGACCTTCACCCAGGTGACCCTGGCCGGGAAGTACGAGTTCACCGACCGCCTGCGCGGCCAGGTCCGCATCGGCGTGGCCAACTCGGACTACCGCATGCCCGAGCAGATCTCGTTCCAGCTCGATCGCAATGACGTCAACGGCTACACCTACGACGCCCGCGCTAACGACCGCACGCCGATTATCAACTACGGCTTCGACGTCGCCAATCCGGCCCTCTACACCCTGACCGAGATGCGCTCGGCGGTGCAGACCTCGCTGAACATCACCCGCACCGCCAGCGGCAATCTGGAGTTCGATGTCGACGAGCACCTGAAGCTGCGCGGCGGCCTCGACGCCCAGCAGTACGTGGTCAAGTACCGGGGCGCCAGCCGCAACCAGGTCCTGACGGGGTCGAACCAGATCGTCGGCGTCGGCGCCTTCTCGAAGGTCGTCTCGTTCGGCCGCGACTTCCCGTTCCCGGGCGGCGACCGCAAGTACGTGGTGGCCGACATCGACAAGGCCCTGGCCTACACCAAGCTGCTGAACTTCCCGCTGATCGTGCAGCAGGGCGACACGCGCGACGTCGAGGAAGAGGACCTGTCGGGCTTCGGCCAGGCGGTCGTGGACGCCACCATCTTCGGCGGCATGCCGCTGCGCTCCGACTTCGGCTTCCGCGTGGCCCACACCAAGGTCACCTCGCAGGGTTTCATCGGCAGCGGCGTCTATCTGACGGCCAAGAACGACTACACCGACGTCCTGCCGTCGATGAACATCACGCTGGAGCCGCGCGACAACTTCATCCTGCGCGGCGGCGTCGCCAAGGTCATGGCCCGTCCGACCCTGGGCAGCCTGACCCCCGGCGGCTCGGTGGGCGCCACGACCCGGACGGTCAACTTCGGCAATCCGGAGCTGGAGCCGTTCCGCGCCACCAACTTCGACCTGGCGGCCGAATGGTATTTCGCCAAGGAGTCGCTGATCGGCGTGGCGGTCTTCTACAAGAAGATCGACAGCTTCATCGCCAGCCAGACCACGCGCGCCGTCTACAGCTCGCTGGGCCTGCCGGCCAGCCTGCTCAGCACCAGCGCCGGCGTGTCGGTCAACGACCTCTTCGACGTGACCAACCCCTACAATGGCGAAGGCGGCTGGCTGAAGGGCGTCGAGTTCCAGTACCAGCAGCCGTTCAACTTCCTGCCCGACTACCTGCGTGGCTTCGGTTTCATCGGCAACTTCACCTATGTCGACTCCGAGGTGAACTACGGCACCAAGGCCGCGCCGAAGAAGAACAAGCTGACCGGCCAGTCGAAGACCACGGCCAACGCCACGCTCTATTTCGAGCGCGGCAAGTTCAGCGCCCGCACCTCGCTGGCCCGTCGCTCGGGCTTCCTGACGCAGTTCCCCGGCTCGAACGGCAACAGCGAGCACGGCACGCACGGCAGCACGTACTACGACTTCTCGTCGAGCTATAAGCTGCGGCCGAACCTCGTGATCACCCTGGAAGGCATCAACCTGGGCGACAAGTTCACCGACGCCTATGTCGACACCGCCGACCGCATCAGCGACTACCGCCACACTGGCCGGGAGATCCTGCTGGGCGTGCGCTGGACCTACTGA
- a CDS encoding RNA polymerase sigma factor, giving the protein MSGEDRERTRWFLRHILPHEPALKGWLSRGAPTGVDPDDIIQEAYTILAELESVEDIRHPRAYLFQVARSVITRHVRRARIVAIHAVDDLERLEHPDDAASPERWTIDRDELRQLAKAIAAMPLKTREAFVLRRVRGLPQREIAARMRISENTVETHISRGILFLIDWFGRSGNTPPQTSKTTEAEIAPINGRTRHQSRH; this is encoded by the coding sequence ATGAGCGGCGAAGACCGGGAAAGAACACGGTGGTTCCTGCGGCACATCCTGCCGCACGAGCCCGCCTTGAAGGGGTGGCTGTCGCGCGGCGCGCCGACGGGCGTCGATCCCGACGACATCATCCAGGAGGCCTATACGATCCTGGCCGAACTGGAGAGCGTCGAGGACATCCGCCATCCCAGAGCCTACCTGTTCCAGGTGGCCCGTTCGGTGATCACCCGCCACGTCCGCCGGGCGCGGATCGTGGCCATCCACGCCGTCGACGATCTGGAGCGGCTGGAGCATCCCGACGACGCCGCCTCGCCCGAGCGATGGACCATCGACCGGGACGAGCTGCGGCAGCTGGCCAAGGCGATCGCGGCCATGCCGCTTAAGACCCGCGAGGCCTTCGTGCTCAGGCGGGTCAGGGGCCTTCCCCAGCGCGAGATCGCCGCCAGGATGCGAATCTCAGAGAACACGGTCGAGACGCACATCTCCCGAGGCATTCTCTTCCTGATTGATTGGTTCGGTCGTAGCGGAAACACCCCACCTCAAACCTCTAAGACCACGGAAGCAGAGATCGCCCCGATAAATGGCCGAACGAGACACCAGTCGCGACATTGA